A single window of Arcobacter venerupis DNA harbors:
- a CDS encoding succinylglutamate desuccinylase/aspartoacylase family protein, whose amino-acid sequence MPLKLIIANTEILKGTKTTINLELPKLYNTPTNLPIKIIRGKKDGPVVFVSAAIHGDELNGIEIIRRLRKLNILNKLKGTLILVPIVNVYGIMNLSRYLPDRRDLNRSFPGSIKGSLASRVAQIFFDEIVCKCNLGIDLHTASIHKSNLPQVRTNIDDEYTFNLAKSFQAPVVLHSELRDGSLRSVAQESGIPILLYEAGEALRFHEFSIRIGVKGIINVLREMEMLPSVVRKKNFKSPIVTRFSTWIRSSESGMLRTIKALGDTVKKDEIIAYIDEPMGDDSFEIKALFDGVIIGKSEIPLVQEGDAVFHIAKLKNLESAETKLEYFNENVIEQSEFYELHNEEIIE is encoded by the coding sequence ATGCCCTTAAAATTAATAATTGCAAATACTGAGATTTTAAAAGGAACAAAAACAACTATAAATTTAGAGTTACCAAAACTTTATAATACTCCAACGAATCTTCCTATTAAGATAATAAGAGGGAAAAAAGATGGGCCAGTTGTTTTTGTTAGTGCTGCAATTCATGGGGATGAATTAAATGGAATTGAAATTATAAGAAGATTAAGAAAATTAAATATTCTTAATAAATTAAAAGGTACATTAATTCTAGTTCCCATTGTAAATGTATATGGAATAATGAATCTTTCAAGATATTTACCTGATAGAAGAGATTTAAATAGAAGTTTTCCAGGAAGCATAAAAGGCTCACTGGCAAGTAGAGTCGCGCAGATTTTTTTTGATGAAATAGTATGTAAGTGTAATTTAGGAATAGATTTACATACAGCTTCAATTCATAAATCAAATCTTCCACAAGTGCGAACAAATATTGATGATGAATATACCTTTAATTTAGCAAAATCTTTTCAAGCACCAGTTGTATTACATTCAGAATTACGAGATGGTTCATTACGCTCTGTTGCTCAAGAAAGTGGTATTCCAATTTTACTTTATGAAGCAGGTGAAGCTTTACGATTTCATGAATTTTCTATTAGAATTGGAGTAAAAGGTATAATAAATGTTCTTCGAGAAATGGAAATGCTTCCAAGTGTTGTTAGAAAAAAGAATTTTAAATCACCAATAGTTACGCGATTTAGTACTTGGATTCGTTCAAGTGAGAGTGGAATGTTACGAACTATAAAAGCTTTAGGTGATACTGTTAAGAAAGATGAAATTATCGCTTATATTGATGAACCAATGGGTGATGATAGTTTTGAAATAAAAGCTTTATTTGATGGAGTTATTATTGGAAAATCAGAAATACCACTTGTTCAAGAAGGTGATGCTGTTTTTCATATAGCAAAATTAAAAAATCTTGAAAGTGCAGAAACAAAATTAGAATATTTTAATGAAAATGTAATTGAACAAAGTGAATTCTATGAGTTACATAATGAAGAGATTATAGAATAA
- the rimK gene encoding 30S ribosomal protein S6--L-glutamate ligase, with translation MRIYILSRNKDLYSTKRLVEEGKNKGWEVRVIDYLKCTIEIMKNELVINYEGKVLPTPDAIIPRIGASRTFYGAAMVRHFEMLEVFSTTGNLALTRSRDKLRSLQVLSRNGVDMPRTVFASNKSNAKDVIALSGGAPLVLKILEGTQGVGVVLVDSEKAAKSVLDAFYGMDVNLLVQEYIEEAGGADIRAFVVNNEIVGAMKRQGAEGDFRSNLHQGGSAVAYKLNRKEKATALAAAKAMGLGVCGVDMIPSKRGPLVMEVNSSPGLEGIEKSTNINIAEKIMNYIEQSVKPTCPINPQKRKIKKDNIGA, from the coding sequence ATGAGAATTTATATATTATCAAGAAATAAAGATTTATATTCAACTAAAAGATTAGTTGAAGAAGGAAAAAATAAAGGCTGGGAAGTAAGAGTAATTGATTATTTAAAATGTACAATAGAGATTATGAAAAATGAATTAGTTATAAATTATGAAGGGAAAGTATTACCAACTCCTGATGCAATAATTCCAAGAATAGGAGCTAGTAGAACATTTTATGGTGCTGCAATGGTACGACACTTTGAGATGTTGGAAGTATTTAGCACAACTGGAAATTTAGCACTTACAAGAAGTAGAGATAAGCTAAGAAGTTTACAGGTTTTATCAAGAAATGGTGTTGATATGCCAAGAACAGTTTTTGCTTCAAATAAATCAAATGCAAAAGATGTTATCGCTTTAAGTGGTGGAGCTCCTTTGGTTTTAAAAATTCTTGAAGGAACACAAGGCGTTGGAGTTGTTTTAGTTGATAGTGAAAAAGCAGCTAAATCTGTACTTGATGCCTTTTATGGAATGGATGTTAATTTACTTGTTCAAGAGTATATAGAAGAAGCTGGCGGTGCTGATATTAGAGCTTTTGTTGTTAATAATGAAATTGTAGGTGCAATGAAAAGACAAGGTGCTGAGGGAGATTTTAGATCAAATTTACATCAAGGTGGAAGTGCAGTTGCATATAAACTTAATCGAAAAGAAAAAGCTACAGCATTAGCTGCTGCAAAAGCTATGGGATTAGGAGTTTGTGGTGTTGATATGATTCCCTCAAAAAGAGGTCCTCTTGTTATGGAAGTGAACTCATCGCCTGGTTTAGAAGGAATAGAAAAATCTACAAATATTAATATTGCAGAAAAAATTATGAATTATATAGAGCAAAGTGTAAAACCTACATGCCCAATTAATCCACAAAAAAGAAAAATTAAAAAAGATAACATAGGAGCATAA
- a CDS encoding ATP-dependent zinc protease family protein, which produces MSQKRVIGRREIISILDLELFELDAKVDTGADSNSLHCDDIFIDDENFVHFTLLDEIHPAYHGKKMKIPLYKLKRVKSSNGTVQLRASIKVDILFFGKKYKTIVSLTNRSDMKYPMLIGRKFLTDRFLVDVSQEYLTKAK; this is translated from the coding sequence ATGTCACAAAAAAGAGTTATAGGAAGAAGAGAAATAATATCTATTCTAGATTTAGAATTGTTCGAATTAGATGCAAAAGTTGATACAGGTGCTGATTCTAATTCTCTACATTGCGATGATATTTTTATAGATGATGAGAATTTTGTACACTTCACATTATTAGATGAAATTCATCCAGCTTACCACGGTAAAAAAATGAAAATCCCCCTTTATAAACTTAAAAGAGTAAAAAGTTCTAATGGAACAGTTCAATTAAGGGCTTCAATAAAAGTGGATATTTTATTTTTTGGTAAAAAATACAAAACTATAGTTTCCCTAACTAATCGATCAGATATGAAATATCCAATGTTAATAGGAAGAAAATTTTTAACAGATCGTTTTTTAGTTGATGTTTCACAAGAATATCTTACAAAAGCCAAATAG
- a CDS encoding EAL domain-containing protein: MNNKIFLKIGWLFIISLLFYLFFVVFYLSPKVNNYLTQTEIENSKIQFDKIVSIINNKSKTIENKVELKKEIDLLLTSFTLGKTGYIYLVDNSGKIIFDPSGAFQNQDLLTTILPQSGKKLFDEIKNSYNKREVLEYNWNKIYDPLNYKYTKMSWIEYNKNLDSYVVSSVYKEDFSSYVQGINSLILNISMLLFGMLAIIGIFITIKVITPINKMFSEVKKANIDSNTFENGVKTKDEIGFLATQFNTLLDQVETNRVNFEEQVQVKTKEIQNRLYYDDLTSLKNRYALEDDIKDNEFVSIALIDIDAFDDINELYGFSTGNLVLIEVAKILNEFSSKYSVSVYRIYGNVYCLADKKMMGFAKYNEFITELETLFKNRPIYVEQLDIDIFINITLGISIAQEEPIKTAGIALKKAKKNNMPFFVYNNEIDTKEIIKKSIYWREKLKKAIEESKVTPFYQAIFDRNKNIVKYETLMRIEDVNEKGEITYISPYLFLDISVKTKQYLQLSNQVISKALNDLIKTDKQISINLSFKDILDSEFIVSLDKSLDKLENIHKQRLVFEILESDYISDYTLLEDFINKYRNQGIKIAIDDFGTGYSNFAHILKIRPNYIKIDGSLIKNINTDKNSYEMVKSVVDFSKALNITTIAEFVHSSEVFDLLLELGINEFQGFYLAEPKTNIF, encoded by the coding sequence ATGAATAATAAAATATTTCTAAAAATCGGTTGGTTATTTATTATAAGTTTATTATTTTATTTATTTTTTGTTGTATTTTATTTATCACCAAAAGTAAATAATTATCTAACTCAAACTGAAATAGAAAATTCAAAAATACAATTTGATAAAATTGTTTCTATCATAAATAATAAATCAAAAACCATTGAAAATAAAGTAGAATTAAAAAAAGAGATTGATCTTTTATTGACTAGTTTTACATTAGGTAAAACAGGTTATATTTATTTGGTTGATAATTCAGGGAAAATAATTTTTGATCCAAGTGGAGCTTTCCAAAATCAAGATTTATTAACAACAATTTTACCTCAAAGTGGTAAAAAATTGTTTGATGAAATTAAAAATAGTTATAACAAAAGAGAAGTACTTGAATATAATTGGAACAAAATTTATGACCCTTTAAATTATAAATATACAAAAATGTCTTGGATTGAATATAACAAAAATCTAGATAGTTATGTTGTTTCATCTGTTTATAAAGAAGATTTTTCTTCATATGTTCAAGGTATTAATTCATTGATTTTAAATATTTCAATGCTTTTATTTGGTATGTTAGCAATAATTGGAATATTTATTACAATTAAAGTTATCACACCAATTAACAAAATGTTTTCAGAAGTAAAAAAAGCAAATATAGATTCTAATACTTTTGAAAATGGAGTTAAAACAAAAGATGAAATAGGTTTTTTAGCAACTCAATTTAATACTTTACTTGATCAAGTAGAGACAAATAGAGTGAATTTTGAAGAACAAGTTCAAGTAAAAACAAAAGAGATTCAAAATAGATTATATTATGATGATTTAACAAGTTTAAAAAATAGATATGCCTTAGAAGATGATATTAAAGATAATGAATTTGTATCTATTGCATTAATTGATATTGATGCTTTTGATGATATTAATGAACTTTATGGTTTTTCAACTGGAAATTTAGTTTTAATTGAAGTTGCAAAAATATTAAATGAATTTTCATCAAAATATAGTGTTTCAGTTTATAGAATATATGGAAATGTATATTGTTTAGCAGATAAAAAAATGATGGGTTTTGCTAAGTATAATGAGTTTATTACAGAATTAGAAACACTTTTTAAAAACAGACCTATTTATGTGGAACAACTAGATATTGATATTTTTATAAACATAACTTTAGGTATATCAATAGCTCAAGAAGAACCAATTAAAACTGCTGGAATTGCTTTGAAAAAAGCTAAAAAAAATAATATGCCTTTTTTTGTTTATAATAATGAAATTGATACAAAAGAGATTATAAAAAAATCTATTTATTGGCGAGAGAAATTAAAAAAAGCTATTGAAGAAAGTAAAGTCACGCCATTTTATCAAGCAATTTTTGATAGAAATAAAAATATTGTTAAATATGAAACTCTAATGAGAATAGAAGATGTTAATGAAAAAGGTGAAATTACATATATAAGTCCATATTTATTTTTGGATATTTCAGTTAAAACAAAACAGTATTTGCAACTGTCAAATCAAGTAATTTCAAAAGCCTTAAATGATTTAATAAAAACTGATAAACAAATTTCTATTAACTTAAGTTTTAAAGATATTTTAGATAGTGAATTTATTGTTTCTCTAGATAAAAGCTTAGATAAACTTGAAAATATTCATAAACAAAGATTAGTATTTGAAATATTAGAAAGCGATTATATTTCAGACTATACTTTACTTGAAGATTTTATTAACAAATACAGAAATCAAGGTATAAAAATAGCAATTGACGATTTTGGTACGGGATATTCAAATTTTGCTCATATTTTAAAAATTAGACCAAATTATATAAAAATAGATGGTTCTTTAATTAAAAACATTAATACAGATAAAAACTCTTATGAAATGGTAAAATCAGTTGTTGATTTCTCAAAAGCTTTAAATATAACAACTATTGCAGAATTTGTGCATTCATCTGAAGTATTTGATTTACTTTTAGAATTAGGAATTAATGAATTTCAGGGATTTTATTTAGCTGAGCCTAAAACTAATATTTTCTGA